A genomic region of Pseudomonas migulae contains the following coding sequences:
- a CDS encoding substrate-binding periplasmic protein → MRLLAVLISAVLLCCQVVQAQVRTYDEMIAAGKLKVAVYKDFAPYSFEDAGKPRGVDVELAEALAKALGVHLKLIWAPAGEKLDDDLRDYIWRASQLHDLQLADLMMRVPYDQDYARKRNELGELENGHVVMFGPYQNEQWQVAYDRRRLESVGSVAVFEHHPIGVEVDSVPSFYLTSVFNGMLAGKTRHYPGVPQAFAAMKAGEVDAVMAMRGEIDWQVHEAADPQLALAENAYPNMGKQLWEIGMAVHESNRQLAYAVEEALETLIREGSVKAIYARYGLRYDVPEMYQQ, encoded by the coding sequence ATGCGCCTGCTCGCTGTGTTGATCAGCGCTGTGCTGCTGTGCTGCCAGGTGGTGCAGGCGCAGGTCCGTACCTATGACGAAATGATCGCCGCCGGGAAGCTGAAGGTGGCGGTCTACAAAGACTTCGCCCCCTACAGTTTCGAAGACGCCGGTAAGCCCCGTGGCGTGGATGTCGAACTGGCCGAGGCCTTGGCCAAAGCCCTTGGCGTTCACTTGAAACTGATCTGGGCGCCCGCCGGCGAGAAACTCGACGACGACCTGCGCGACTACATCTGGCGCGCCAGCCAGTTGCACGATCTGCAACTGGCCGACCTGATGATGCGCGTGCCCTATGACCAGGATTACGCGCGCAAGCGCAACGAACTGGGTGAACTGGAAAACGGCCATGTGGTGATGTTCGGTCCGTACCAGAACGAGCAATGGCAAGTCGCGTATGACCGCCGTCGGCTGGAGTCGGTGGGCAGTGTCGCAGTGTTCGAGCACCACCCGATTGGCGTCGAGGTCGACAGCGTGCCGTCGTTCTACCTGACCTCGGTATTCAACGGCATGCTCGCCGGCAAAACCCGTCACTACCCCGGCGTGCCCCAGGCGTTCGCGGCCATGAAGGCCGGTGAGGTCGACGCGGTCATGGCGATGCGCGGCGAGATCGACTGGCAGGTTCATGAGGCGGCGGACCCGCAACTCGCGCTGGCGGAAAACGCCTATCCGAACATGGGCAAGCAACTTTGGGAGATCGGCATGGCGGTGCACGAAAGCAATCGTCAATTGGCCTATGCCGTGGAAGAGGCGCTGGAAACCTTGATCCGCGAGGGCTCGGTGAAAGCCATTTATGCCCGTTACGGCCTGCGGTATGACGTACCGGAGATGTATCAACAGTGA
- a CDS encoding quinoprotein dehydrogenase-associated SoxYZ-like carrier — MNWSVRCLLACWLPLAAHAAAIEPGKDPVPSVMWAFYHKQMLGDAPFVFDERVKLLAPPFAEDARQVPLEIDARAFKGEVVKILAWAELNPLPKIVDFQPLDRVLPWLSVRIRIEQATPLRAAVLTRDGLWHVGSTLIDAAGGGCTAPSVVRTQPGWEEHIGEVIGGRYPRGEFSRLRMQVAHPMDNGMVGGIPEFFINHAELRDHNDRLLARLELFPAVSENPSLAFDIEGAGQTRLLLRDNSGNQFDAAIP; from the coding sequence GTGAACTGGAGCGTGCGTTGTCTGTTGGCCTGTTGGCTACCCTTGGCCGCGCACGCGGCCGCCATCGAACCGGGCAAAGACCCGGTGCCGTCGGTCATGTGGGCCTTCTATCACAAGCAGATGCTGGGCGATGCGCCGTTCGTGTTCGACGAGCGGGTCAAGCTGCTGGCGCCGCCCTTCGCCGAAGACGCCCGGCAAGTGCCGCTGGAAATCGACGCCCGGGCGTTCAAGGGCGAGGTGGTGAAAATCCTTGCGTGGGCCGAACTCAATCCGCTGCCGAAAATTGTCGATTTCCAACCGCTGGATCGGGTGCTGCCGTGGCTGTCGGTGCGCATCCGTATCGAACAAGCCACGCCGTTGCGTGCCGCGGTCCTGACCCGCGACGGGCTGTGGCATGTCGGCTCGACCCTGATCGATGCGGCGGGCGGCGGTTGCACGGCGCCGAGCGTGGTGCGCACCCAGCCGGGTTGGGAAGAACACATTGGCGAAGTCATCGGTGGGCGCTATCCGCGTGGCGAATTCAGCCGCTTGCGTATGCAGGTCGCGCATCCGATGGACAACGGCATGGTCGGCGGCATCCCGGAGTTTTTCATCAACCATGCCGAGCTGCGGGATCACAACGATCGGTTGCTGGCCCGCCTCGAACTGTTTCCCGCCGTCAGCGAAAACCCCAGCCTGGCGTTCGACATCGAAGGGGCAGGGCAGACACGCTTGTTGCTGCGCGATAACAGCGGCAACCAGTTTGATGCGGCCATACCCTGA
- a CDS encoding quinoprotein relay system zinc metallohydrolase 1 produces the protein MRWMLLLFLSLSLPALADPDYLLKPRQIAADTWLLEGSTDNFAKGNGGNIVNTAFIVTERGVVVIDTGPSKRYGEAMRKAIAATTDKPVIQVLLTHHHPDHVLGNQAFSDVPIGALAGTTGLLRQQGDAMAENMYRLVGDWMRGTEVVLPTETLTPGVRNFGNHDLRLLSLGGHTGADLAILDQTTGVLFAGDLVFYQRALTTPNSPGLSVWLADIATLQGLPWTMIVPGHGPLATDAKPFEQMRDYLGWLDQLMRDGAANGSEMSEMILSPIPERFAAISLSRYELIRSVSHLYPRYERAQMTRVDSSADK, from the coding sequence ATGCGCTGGATGCTGCTGTTGTTCTTGAGCCTGAGCCTTCCTGCGCTGGCCGATCCCGACTATTTACTCAAGCCCCGGCAGATCGCCGCGGACACCTGGCTGCTGGAAGGCAGCACCGACAATTTCGCCAAGGGCAACGGTGGCAACATCGTCAATACGGCGTTCATCGTCACCGAGCGTGGCGTGGTGGTAATCGATACCGGGCCGTCGAAGCGCTACGGCGAAGCGATGCGCAAAGCCATCGCCGCGACCACCGATAAACCCGTGATCCAGGTGTTGCTGACGCATCATCACCCTGACCATGTGTTGGGTAATCAAGCCTTCAGTGACGTGCCGATCGGCGCGCTGGCCGGCACGACCGGGTTGCTTCGGCAGCAGGGCGATGCCATGGCCGAGAACATGTACCGGCTGGTGGGTGACTGGATGCGTGGCACTGAAGTGGTGTTGCCGACCGAGACACTGACGCCGGGCGTGCGAAACTTTGGGAATCACGATCTGCGCCTGCTGAGCCTGGGTGGGCACACGGGCGCTGATCTGGCTATTCTCGACCAGACCACCGGCGTGCTGTTTGCCGGGGATCTGGTGTTTTACCAACGGGCGCTGACCACGCCCAACAGTCCGGGGCTTTCGGTATGGCTGGCGGACATTGCGACGCTGCAAGGCTTGCCGTGGACAATGATTGTGCCCGGCCATGGCCCGTTAGCCACGGATGCAAAACCGTTCGAGCAAATGCGCGACTACCTTGGCTGGCTCGATCAACTGATGCGCGACGGCGCGGCCAATGGCAGCGAGATGAGCGAGATGATCCTCAGTCCCATTCCCGAACGATTCGCGGCGATCAGCCTGAGTCGCTATGAGCTGATTCGCAGCGTCAGTCATCTCTATCCGCGCTACGAGCGCGCACAGATGACGCGAGTGGATTCCAGCGCGGATAAGTGA
- a CDS encoding PQQ-dependent methanol/ethanol family dehydrogenase, with the protein MTQPARRHPFVLSLLLSAMLLSGTALAAVTDQDILQDPKNPEQIVTNGLGVQGQRYSPLDTLNVNNVKDLRPVWAFSFGGEKQRGQQAQPMIKDGVMYMTGSYSRVFAVDARTGKKLWQYDARLPDDIRPCCDVINRGVALYGDLVFFGTLDAKLVALNKDTGKVVWSKKVADHKEGYSISAAPLVINGKLITGVAGGEFGVVGKIEAYDPKNGDLLWSRPTVEGHMGYVYKDGKAVENGISGGEAGKTWPGDLWKTGGAAPWLGGYYDPETNLLLFGTGNPAPWNSHLRPGDNLYSSSRLALNPDDGTIKWHFQSTPHDGWDYDGVNELVSFNYTEGGKEIKAAATADRNGFFYVLDRTNGKFIRGFPFVDKITWATGLDKEGRPIYNEASRPGAPGTEAKGSSVFVAPAFLGAKNWMPMAYNKDTGLFYVPSNEWGMDIWNEGIAYKKGAAFLGAGFTIKPLNEDYIGVLRAIDPKTGKEVWRHKNFAPLWGGVLTTKGNLVFTGTPEGFLQAFNAKTGEKVWEFQTGSGVLGSPVTWEMDGEQYVSVLSGWGGAVPLWGGEVAKRIKDFNQGGMLWTFKLPKDLVVAKH; encoded by the coding sequence ATGACCCAACCCGCACGTCGCCATCCCTTCGTCTTGAGCCTGTTGCTCAGTGCCATGCTGTTGTCCGGCACGGCATTGGCCGCCGTCACCGACCAGGACATTCTCCAGGACCCCAAGAACCCGGAGCAGATCGTCACCAACGGTCTGGGCGTCCAGGGTCAGCGCTACAGCCCGCTCGACACCCTCAACGTCAACAACGTGAAGGACTTGCGGCCAGTCTGGGCGTTCTCCTTCGGCGGCGAAAAACAACGCGGTCAGCAAGCCCAGCCGATGATCAAGGACGGCGTGATGTACATGACCGGCTCCTACTCGCGGGTGTTTGCGGTGGACGCGCGCACCGGCAAGAAACTCTGGCAATACGATGCGCGCCTGCCCGATGACATCCGCCCGTGCTGCGACGTGATCAACCGGGGCGTGGCGCTGTACGGCGACCTGGTGTTCTTCGGCACCCTCGACGCCAAGCTCGTGGCCCTGAACAAAGACACCGGCAAAGTCGTCTGGAGCAAGAAAGTCGCCGACCACAAGGAAGGCTATTCGATCAGCGCCGCCCCCCTGGTGATCAACGGAAAACTGATTACCGGCGTGGCCGGTGGCGAGTTCGGGGTGGTCGGCAAGATCGAAGCCTACGACCCGAAAAACGGCGACCTGCTGTGGAGCCGCCCGACCGTCGAAGGTCACATGGGCTACGTCTACAAGGACGGCAAAGCGGTAGAGAACGGCATTTCCGGTGGCGAAGCCGGCAAGACCTGGCCGGGCGATCTGTGGAAAACCGGCGGCGCGGCGCCCTGGCTTGGCGGTTACTACGACCCGGAAACCAATCTGCTGCTGTTCGGCACCGGTAACCCGGCGCCCTGGAACTCGCACTTGCGTCCTGGCGACAACCTTTACTCATCGTCGCGTCTGGCACTCAACCCGGACGACGGCACGATCAAATGGCACTTCCAGAGCACGCCCCACGACGGTTGGGACTATGACGGCGTGAACGAGCTGGTCTCGTTCAACTACACCGAAGGCGGTAAGGAAATCAAAGCGGCGGCCACTGCCGACCGTAATGGTTTCTTCTACGTGCTGGACCGCACCAACGGCAAGTTCATTCGCGGCTTCCCGTTCGTGGACAAGATCACCTGGGCCACGGGGCTCGATAAAGAAGGCCGGCCGATCTACAACGAAGCCAGCCGTCCCGGCGCACCGGGCACTGAAGCCAAAGGCAGTTCGGTGTTCGTCGCCCCGGCGTTCCTCGGCGCGAAAAACTGGATGCCGATGGCCTACAACAAAGACACCGGGCTGTTCTACGTGCCGTCCAACGAGTGGGGCATGGACATCTGGAACGAAGGCATTGCCTACAAGAAAGGCGCGGCGTTCCTCGGGGCCGGTTTCACCATCAAGCCGTTGAACGAAGACTACATCGGCGTGTTGCGCGCCATCGACCCGAAAACCGGCAAGGAAGTCTGGCGTCACAAGAACTTCGCGCCGCTGTGGGGCGGGGTGCTGACCACCAAGGGCAACCTGGTGTTCACCGGTACGCCGGAAGGTTTCCTGCAGGCGTTCAACGCCAAGACCGGCGAGAAGGTCTGGGAATTCCAGACCGGCTCCGGCGTGCTGGGTTCACCCGTGACCTGGGAAATGGACGGCGAGCAATACGTCTCGGTGCTGTCCGGTTGGGGGGGCGCCGTACCGCTGTGGGGCGGCGAAGTGGCCAAGCGCATCAAGGACTTCAACCAGGGCGGGATGCTCTGGACGTTCAAGTTGCCGAAAGACCTGGTCGTGGCGAAGCACTGA
- the exaC gene encoding acetaldehyde dehydrogenase ExaC has translation MIYAQPGTPGAVVTFKTRYGNFIGGEFVAPVNGEYFTNTSPVTGEVIAEFPRSSAADIEKALDAAHAAADAWGKTSAQDRSRVLLKIADRIEENLEILAVTETWDNGKAVRETLNADVPLAADHFRYFAGCIRAQEGGAAEINELTTAYHFHEPLGVVGQIIPWNFPLLMAAWKLAPALAAGNCIVLKPAEQTPLSIMIFAELIADLLPAGVLNIVQGFGREAGEALATSKRIAKIAFTGSTPIGAHIMKCAAENIIPSTVELGGKSPNIFFEDIMNAEPQFIEKAAEGLVLAFFNQGEVCTCPSRALVQESIYDDFMKVVMQKIVKIKRGNPLDTETMVGAQASEQQYDKILSYLKIAQEEGAELLTGGAAERLEGDLSTGYYIQPTLLKGHNKMRVFQEEIFGPVVGITTFKDEAEALAIANDSEFGLGAGLWTRDINRAYRMGRAIKAGRVWTNCYHLYPAHAAFGGYKKSGVGRENHKMMLDHYQQTKNLLVSYDINPLGFF, from the coding sequence ATGATCTACGCACAACCCGGAACACCAGGCGCCGTCGTCACGTTCAAGACGCGCTACGGCAACTTCATCGGCGGCGAGTTCGTCGCGCCGGTCAATGGCGAATACTTCACCAACACCTCGCCGGTCACCGGTGAAGTGATCGCCGAGTTCCCGCGCTCCAGCGCCGCCGACATCGAAAAAGCCCTCGACGCCGCCCACGCCGCTGCCGATGCCTGGGGCAAGACCTCGGCGCAGGACCGCTCGCGGGTGCTGCTGAAAATCGCCGACCGTATCGAGGAGAATCTGGAAATCCTCGCCGTCACCGAAACCTGGGACAACGGCAAGGCCGTACGCGAAACCCTGAACGCCGATGTGCCGCTGGCCGCCGACCATTTCCGCTACTTCGCCGGGTGCATCCGCGCGCAGGAAGGCGGCGCCGCCGAGATCAACGAGCTGACCACCGCCTACCATTTCCACGAACCGCTGGGCGTGGTCGGGCAGATCATTCCGTGGAACTTCCCGCTGCTGATGGCCGCGTGGAAACTCGCCCCGGCCCTGGCGGCCGGTAACTGCATCGTGCTCAAACCCGCCGAGCAGACGCCGTTGTCGATCATGATCTTCGCCGAACTGATCGCCGATCTCCTGCCAGCCGGTGTGTTGAACATCGTGCAGGGTTTCGGTCGCGAAGCCGGTGAGGCGCTGGCCACCAGCAAGCGCATCGCCAAAATCGCCTTCACCGGTTCCACCCCGATCGGTGCGCATATCATGAAATGCGCCGCCGAGAACATCATTCCAAGCACCGTTGAACTGGGCGGCAAGTCGCCGAACATTTTCTTCGAAGACATCATGAACGCCGAGCCGCAGTTCATCGAGAAAGCCGCCGAAGGCCTGGTGCTCGCCTTCTTCAACCAGGGCGAAGTCTGCACCTGCCCATCGCGAGCGCTGGTGCAGGAATCAATCTACGACGATTTCATGAAAGTGGTGATGCAGAAGATCGTCAAGATCAAACGCGGCAACCCGCTGGACACCGAAACCATGGTCGGCGCCCAGGCGTCGGAGCAGCAATACGACAAGATTCTCTCGTACCTGAAAATCGCCCAGGAGGAGGGCGCCGAGCTGCTCACCGGCGGCGCGGCTGAACGTCTTGAAGGCGACTTGTCGACGGGTTACTACATCCAGCCGACCCTGCTCAAGGGCCACAACAAGATGCGCGTGTTCCAGGAAGAGATCTTTGGCCCGGTGGTGGGCATCACCACGTTCAAGGACGAAGCCGAAGCCCTGGCGATTGCCAACGACAGCGAGTTCGGCCTCGGCGCCGGCCTGTGGACCCGCGACATCAACCGTGCGTACCGCATGGGCCGGGCGATCAAGGCCGGGCGCGTGTGGACCAACTGCTACCACCTGTACCCGGCGCATGCGGCGTTCGGTGGCTACAAGAAATCCGGTGTCGGCCGTGAAAACCACAAGATGATGCTCGACCACTATCAGCAGACCAAAAACCTGCTGGTGAGCTACGACATCAACCCGCTCGGGTTCTTCTAA
- the pqqA gene encoding pyrroloquinoline quinone precursor peptide PqqA — protein MWTKPAFTDLRIGFEVTMYFANR, from the coding sequence ATGTGGACTAAACCCGCGTTTACCGACCTGCGCATTGGCTTCGAAGTGACGATGTATTTCGCCAACCGCTGA
- the pqqB gene encoding pyrroloquinoline quinone biosynthesis protein PqqB — protein MHIRVLGSAAGGGFPQWNCNCRQCAGMRSGSLRAQRRTQSSIALSDNGVDWVLCNASPDIRAQFESFAPLQPARRLRDTAIAGVVLMDSQIDHCTGLLSLREGCPHSVWCTERVHEDLSSGFPLFTMLKHWNGGLQWQPVGLDREPFNIAACKHLQFRAIPLVSNAPPYSPNRGNPQPGDTIGLFIEDLRTGASLFYAPGLGQVDDEVLSWMQRADCLLLDGTLWRDDEMRVCEVGQSLGSEMGHLPQSGAGGMLEVLEGFSRQRKVLIHINNTNPILDEDSAERALLERRGIEVAYDGMDIVL, from the coding sequence ATGCACATTCGCGTTCTCGGTTCCGCCGCTGGCGGTGGTTTTCCGCAATGGAACTGCAACTGCCGCCAGTGCGCCGGTATGCGCAGCGGCAGCCTGCGGGCGCAACGGCGCACGCAGTCTTCCATTGCCTTGAGCGACAACGGTGTGGACTGGGTGCTGTGCAATGCTTCACCGGATATCCGCGCGCAATTCGAGAGTTTCGCGCCGTTGCAACCGGCCCGCCGCTTGCGCGACACGGCGATTGCCGGCGTGGTCCTGATGGACAGCCAGATCGACCATTGCACCGGTCTGCTGAGCTTGCGCGAAGGCTGCCCGCATTCGGTGTGGTGCACCGAGCGGGTTCATGAAGACCTGAGCAGCGGTTTCCCGTTGTTCACCATGCTCAAACACTGGAACGGCGGCTTGCAGTGGCAACCCGTGGGGCTGGACCGCGAGCCGTTCAATATCGCGGCGTGCAAGCATTTGCAGTTTCGGGCGATTCCGTTGGTCAGCAACGCGCCGCCTTATTCGCCCAATCGCGGCAACCCGCAACCGGGCGACACCATCGGCCTGTTCATCGAAGACCTGCGCACGGGCGCGTCGTTGTTCTATGCGCCGGGCCTGGGCCAGGTCGACGATGAGGTGTTGAGCTGGATGCAGCGCGCCGATTGTTTGTTGCTGGACGGTACGTTGTGGCGCGATGACGAGATGCGCGTGTGTGAAGTCGGCCAGAGCCTGGGCAGCGAGATGGGCCACCTGCCGCAAAGCGGAGCGGGCGGCATGCTTGAAGTGCTGGAGGGTTTCAGTCGCCAGCGCAAGGTGCTGATCCACATCAACAACACCAATCCGATCCTCGACGAAGACTCGGCTGAGCGGGCGTTGCTGGAGCGGCGGGGCATCGAAGTGGCCTATGACGGCATGGACATTGTGCTGTAG
- the pqqC gene encoding pyrroloquinoline-quinone synthase PqqC, which translates to MTDTPMTPTEFEAALRAKGAYYHIHHPFHQAMYAGRATREQIQGWVANRFYYQINIPLKDAAILANCPDRDVRREWLQRILDHDGVPGGEGGIEAWLRLGEAVGLEREQILSQELVLPGVRFAVDAYVNFARRACWQEAASSSLTELFAPQIHQSRLDAWPAHYPWIDVAGYDYFRTRLSQARRDVEHGLRITLAHYVTVEGQQRMLEILQFKLDVLWSMLDAMSMAYELERPPYHTVTTERVWHRGIAL; encoded by the coding sequence ATGACCGACACCCCGATGACCCCCACCGAATTCGAAGCCGCCCTGCGTGCCAAAGGCGCCTACTACCACATCCATCATCCCTTCCACCAAGCCATGTACGCCGGGCGCGCCACTCGCGAGCAGATTCAAGGCTGGGTCGCCAACCGCTTCTATTACCAGATCAACATTCCGCTCAAGGATGCCGCAATCCTGGCCAACTGCCCGGACCGCGACGTGCGCCGCGAATGGCTGCAACGGATTCTCGACCACGACGGTGTGCCCGGCGGCGAAGGGGGTATCGAAGCCTGGCTGCGCCTCGGTGAAGCGGTGGGCCTGGAGCGTGAACAGATTCTGTCCCAGGAGCTGGTATTGCCCGGCGTACGTTTTGCTGTGGACGCCTATGTCAATTTCGCCCGTCGCGCCTGCTGGCAGGAAGCGGCCAGCAGTTCGCTGACCGAGCTGTTCGCACCGCAGATCCACCAATCGCGGCTCGACGCCTGGCCAGCGCACTACCCGTGGATCGACGTCGCCGGTTACGACTATTTCCGCACGCGCCTGAGCCAGGCGCGGCGTGATGTCGAGCACGGTTTGCGCATCACCCTGGCCCATTACGTCACTGTCGAAGGCCAGCAGCGGATGTTGGAAATCCTCCAGTTCAAGCTCGACGTGCTGTGGAGCATGCTCGATGCCATGAGCATGGCCTATGAACTGGAACGCCCGCCGTATCACACGGTGACCACCGAGCGCGTCTGGCATCGGGGGATCGCGCTGTGA
- the pqqD gene encoding pyrroloquinoline quinone biosynthesis peptide chaperone PqqD, producing the protein MSLIKRAQSPALRQGFRLQWEPRQDCHVLLYPEGMIKLNTSAGQILDLLDGQRSVAAIIDLLSASFPGVPGIDEDVLAFLEVAHAQFWIE; encoded by the coding sequence GTGAGCCTGATCAAACGTGCGCAGTCACCGGCGTTGCGCCAGGGTTTTCGCTTGCAGTGGGAGCCGCGTCAGGACTGCCATGTGCTGCTTTACCCGGAGGGCATGATCAAACTCAATACCAGTGCCGGGCAGATTCTCGATCTGCTGGACGGTCAGCGCAGTGTGGCGGCGATCATTGATTTACTCTCGGCGAGTTTCCCTGGTGTGCCGGGGATCGACGAGGATGTGCTGGCGTTTCTGGAGGTGGCCCATGCTCAATTCTGGATCGAATGA
- the pqqE gene encoding pyrroloquinoline quinone biosynthesis protein PqqE, translated as MLNSGSNDSRPGPPLWLLAELTYRCPLQCPYCSNPLDFAQSGEELSTEEWIRVFREAREMGAAQLGFSGGEPLVRQDLAELIKAARDMGYYTNLITSGIGLTEQKVRDFKVAGLDHIQISFQAADEAVNNMLAGSRKAFAQKLAMARAVKAQGYPMVLNFVTHRHNIDEIAKIIDLCLELEADFVELATCQFYGWAELNRVGLLPTREQLQRAERITNEYRERLEAQGHPCKLIFVTPDYYEERPKTCMNGWANLFLDITPDGTALPCHSARQLPVTFPNVREHSIEHIWTDSFGFNRFRGDDWMKEPCRSCDEKHKDLGGCRCQAFMLTGDAANADPVCSKSPHHGVILKAREEADAPGQGMEHLTLRNEKASRLIYRG; from the coding sequence ATGCTCAATTCTGGATCGAATGACTCGCGTCCGGGACCACCGTTGTGGCTGTTGGCGGAGCTGACTTATCGGTGTCCGCTGCAATGCCCGTACTGCTCCAACCCGTTGGACTTTGCCCAATCAGGTGAAGAGTTGAGTACCGAAGAATGGATTCGCGTGTTCCGTGAGGCGCGGGAAATGGGCGCCGCGCAACTGGGCTTTTCCGGTGGCGAGCCGTTGGTGCGCCAGGACCTGGCGGAGTTGATCAAAGCCGCACGGGACATGGGTTACTACACCAACCTGATCACCTCGGGTATCGGTCTGACCGAACAGAAAGTCCGTGATTTCAAGGTTGCCGGGCTCGACCATATCCAGATCAGCTTCCAGGCCGCCGACGAAGCCGTCAACAACATGCTCGCCGGCTCGCGCAAGGCCTTCGCGCAGAAGCTCGCCATGGCCCGCGCGGTGAAAGCCCAGGGTTATCCGATGGTGCTGAACTTCGTCACCCATCGCCACAACATCGACGAGATCGCGAAGATCATCGACCTGTGTCTTGAACTGGAGGCGGATTTCGTCGAATTGGCGACCTGCCAGTTCTACGGCTGGGCCGAGCTCAACCGCGTGGGCCTGTTGCCGACCCGCGAGCAATTGCAGCGCGCTGAGCGCATCACTAACGAATACCGGGAACGGCTTGAGGCGCAGGGCCATCCGTGCAAGCTGATTTTCGTCACCCCGGATTATTACGAAGAGCGTCCCAAGACCTGCATGAACGGTTGGGCCAATCTGTTCCTCGACATCACCCCGGACGGCACGGCGTTGCCCTGTCACAGTGCCCGGCAATTGCCGGTGACGTTTCCCAATGTGCGCGAGCACAGCATTGAACACATCTGGACCGACTCCTTCGGTTTCAACCGCTTTCGCGGCGACGACTGGATGAAGGAGCCGTGTCGCTCCTGCGATGAAAAGCACAAGGACCTCGGCGGCTGCCGCTGCCAGGCGTTCATGCTGACCGGTGACGCCGCCAATGCCGACCCGGTGTGCAGCAAGTCGCCGCACCACGGTGTGATCCTCAAGGCACGCGAGGAAGCCGATGCTCCAGGGCAGGGGATGGAGCATTTGACCTTGCGTAACGAGAAGGCATCGCGATTGATCTATCGCGGATGA
- the ercA gene encoding alcohol dehydrogenase-like regulatory protein ErcA yields MSQSLSQLRKFVSPEIIFGAGCRHNVGNYAKTFGARKVLVVSDPGVIAAGWVADVEASLQAQGIDYFLYSDVSPNPRVEEVMLGAELYKENHCDVIVAVGGGSPMDCGKGIGIVVAHGRSILEFEGVDTIRVPSPPLILIPTTAGTSADVSQFVIISNQQERMKFSIVSKAVVPDVSLIDPETTLSMDPFLSACTGIDALVHAIEAFVSTGHGPLTDPHALEAMRLINGNLVQMIANPNDIALREKIMLGSMQAGLAFSNAILGAVHAMSHSLGGFLDLPHGLCNAVLVEHVVAFNYSSAPERFKVIAETFGIDCRGLNHRQICGRLVEHLIALKHAIGFHETLGLHGVSTADIPFLSQHAMHDPCILTNPRESSQRDVEVVYGEAL; encoded by the coding sequence ATGAGCCAGAGTCTCAGCCAGCTGCGTAAATTCGTTTCGCCTGAAATCATCTTCGGTGCCGGTTGCCGGCATAACGTCGGCAACTACGCCAAGACCTTTGGTGCCCGCAAGGTCCTGGTGGTCAGCGATCCTGGCGTGATCGCCGCCGGTTGGGTCGCCGATGTCGAGGCCAGCCTGCAAGCCCAGGGCATCGATTACTTCCTGTACAGCGACGTTTCGCCCAACCCACGGGTCGAGGAAGTCATGCTCGGCGCCGAGCTGTACAAGGAAAACCACTGCGATGTGATCGTGGCGGTCGGCGGCGGCAGCCCGATGGATTGCGGCAAGGGCATCGGCATTGTCGTCGCCCATGGGCGCAGCATCCTCGAGTTCGAAGGGGTGGACACCATCCGTGTGCCCAGCCCACCGCTGATCCTGATTCCGACCACGGCGGGCACCTCGGCGGATGTCTCGCAGTTCGTGATCATTTCCAACCAGCAAGAACGCATGAAGTTCTCCATCGTCAGCAAAGCGGTGGTGCCGGACGTGTCGCTGATCGACCCGGAAACCACCCTGAGCATGGACCCGTTCCTGTCGGCCTGTACCGGCATCGACGCGTTGGTGCATGCCATCGAAGCCTTCGTGTCCACCGGTCACGGCCCCTTGACCGACCCTCACGCGCTGGAAGCCATGCGCCTGATCAACGGCAACCTGGTGCAGATGATCGCCAACCCGAACGACATCGCCCTGCGCGAGAAGATCATGCTCGGCAGCATGCAGGCCGGGTTGGCGTTCTCCAATGCGATTCTCGGCGCAGTGCACGCCATGTCCCACAGCCTCGGCGGTTTTCTCGACTTGCCTCACGGCTTGTGTAACGCGGTACTGGTGGAGCACGTGGTGGCGTTCAATTACAGCTCTGCGCCGGAGCGGTTCAAGGTGATTGCCGAGACGTTCGGCATCGATTGCCGGGGCCTCAACCACCGGCAGATCTGCGGGCGTCTGGTTGAACACCTGATCGCGTTGAAACACGCCATCGGCTTCCACGAAACCCTCGGTTTGCACGGTGTCAGTACGGCGGACATCCCGTTCCTGTCGCAACACGCCATGCACGACCCGTGCATCCTGACCAACCCGCGCGAATCCAGTCAGCGCGATGTCGAGGTCGTCTATGGCGAAGCCCTCTGA